Proteins co-encoded in one Malus sylvestris chromosome 9, drMalSylv7.2, whole genome shotgun sequence genomic window:
- the LOC126583126 gene encoding uncharacterized protein LOC126583126, whose translation MSNLNKLDFTALEVSGRNYLKWVQDVKLHLTAKNLRPAIEEATDKPVGEAEKATAMIFIRRHIHDALQTEYLAEEDPRALWVALADRFDHQNDIFLPEARHDWQHLRFQDFKSVNEYNSEVCRIRSLLKFCNETLTEEDLLEKTYSTFSASNIVLQQQYRAQKFTKFSDLISVLLLAEKQNQLLMKNHQARPTGATAVPEAHYSTNQHPKRQKKRGKGGQKPSHQGQQSQGPSKGGNKAQKRPNLAPKAPNFKNKGKAPATMNDDMCYRCGSKDHWSRICRAPKKVVDAYHSRRTKFESNFLQVDEPETTKMEVSDFQEDTTPMED comes from the coding sequence atgtcgaatttgaacaaactcgacttcaccgctttggaggtttctggaaggaactacctcaagtgggttcaagatgtgaagctccacctcactgcaaagaacttgcgtcctgctattgaagaagcaacagataaacctgttggcgaggctgaaaaagccactgctatgatcttcatccgaagacatatccatgacgctctacaaactgagtaccttgctgaggaggatccacgtgcattatgggtcgctttggctgatcgtttcgatcaccaaaatgacatattcttgcctgaagcaagacacgactggcagcacttgcgcttccaagactttaagtctgtgaatgaatataattctgaagtttgtcgaatccgatcacttctcaagttttgcaatgaaactttgactgaagaggatctcctggagaagacctactcgaccttctctgcttctaatattgtcctgcagcaacaatatagagctcagaagttcactaagttctcggatttgatctctgttttacttcttgctgaaaagcagaaccagctgttgatgaagaatcatcaagctcgacctactggggctactgctgtgcctgaagcacattatagcactaatcagcacccaaaacgccaaaagaagcgtggtaagggcggccagaagccatcccaccaaggtcaacagagccaaggcccatccaagggaggaaacaaagcccagaagcgcccaaacctcgctcccaaggccccgaacttcaagaataagggcaaagcacctgccacaatgaatgacgatatgtgctatcgttgtggttccaaggaccattggtcccgtatttgtcgtgctcccaagaaggttgtggatgcatatcattctcgtcgtacgaagtttgaatcaaacttcctgcaagtggacgaaccggagactacaaagatggaggtttctgattttcaggaggataccactcctatggaagattag